One Catharus ustulatus isolate bCatUst1 chromosome 2, bCatUst1.pri.v2, whole genome shotgun sequence genomic window carries:
- the AAMDC gene encoding mth938 domain-containing protein: MSSPEITSLSWGQMKVKGCSTTYKDCKVWPGGSRTWDWRETGTNHSPGVQPADLEEVIKKGVKTVVIGRGMSEALQVPASTVDYLKKNGIDVLVLQTEKAVAEYNALAAQGVKVGGVFHSTC, translated from the exons ATGTCTTCCCCTGAAATTACTTCCCTTTCTTGGGGTCAGATGAAGGTGAAAGGCTGCTCTACAACATATAAGGACTGCAAAGTATGGCCAGGAGGAAGCCGGACTTGGGATTGGCGAGAAACTGGGACTAAT CATTCTCCAGGAGTGCAGCCAGCTGACCTTGAAGAAGTCATCAAGAAGGGTGTTAAAACTGTGGTGATTGGTCGTGGCATGAGTGAGGCGTTGCAG GTTCCAGCATCCACTGTGGACTATCTGAAGAAGAACGGGATCGACGTGCTGGTGCTGCAAACGGAGAAGGCGGTGGCGGAGTACAatgccctggctgctcagggtgTCAAAGTGGGCGGCGTCTTCCACTCCACCTGCTGA